In Mercurialis annua linkage group LG5, ddMerAnnu1.2, whole genome shotgun sequence, a single genomic region encodes these proteins:
- the LOC126680398 gene encoding stress-induced protein KIN1-like, protein MDSSQDASFQAGQTTGQAKEKGNQMMDKVSNTAQSAKESCQETGQQVKAKAQGMTETVKDKVGANK, encoded by the exons atggaTTCATCACAGGATGCTAGCTTTCAAGCTGGACAGACCACTGGCCAGGCTAAG GAGAAGGGAAACCAGATGATGGACAAGGTTAGCAATACTGCCCAGTCTGCAAAGGAATCCTGCCAAGAG ACTGGTCAGCAAGTGAAGGCTAAAGCACAGGGAATGACTGAGACTGTTAAGGACAAAGTTGGAGCaaacaaatga